A genomic window from Geothermobacter ehrlichii includes:
- the scpA gene encoding methylmalonyl-CoA mutase — translation MSKFPRPTLADWEAKAKKEKKTDDLSGFKWETPEGITVKPLYTEQDLEKLETLGTLPGLPPYVRGPMATMYAGRPWTVRQYAGFSTAEESNAFYRRNLAAGQQGLSVAFDLATHRGYDSDHPRVVGDVGKAGVAIDSVEDMKILFDGIPLDKVSVSMTMNGAVLPIMANFIVAAEEQGVTQEKLAGTIQNDILKEFMVRNTYIYPPAPSMRIIADIIEYTSKFMPKFNSISISGYHIQEAGANAALELAFTLGDGLEYVKTALARGLDIDAFAPRLSFFFGIGMNFFMEAAKLRAARFLWAELMQQFNPKNPKSLALRTHCQTSGWSLTEQDPYNNVIRTTLEALAAVLGGTQSLHTNALDEAIALPTDHSARIARNTQLIIQEETGICNVVDPLGGSYYVENLTASLVNEARKVLAEIDEMGGMTRAIESGMPKLRIEESAARKQAAIDSGRDVIVGVNKYQLAEEEEIEVLEVDNTAVREAQIARLQKIRAERDNDACRQALDAITAACENERQNLLELCVEAARRRATVGEISDAMEKVFGRHKAEIKLVSGAYGTVVEKDEDFAELKKRIAAFTEKEGRRPRILIAKMGQDGHDRGAKVVASAYADAGFDVDVGPLFQTPEEAARMAVENDVHVVGVSSLAAGHKTLVPQLIDELKKLGAEDIAVVCGGVIPRQDYDALYAAGASRIFGPGTPITVSAGQTLDAIEEKKAN, via the coding sequence ATGAGCAAGTTTCCGCGCCCGACGCTTGCCGACTGGGAAGCCAAGGCCAAGAAAGAGAAGAAGACCGACGATCTGTCCGGTTTCAAGTGGGAGACTCCGGAAGGGATCACGGTCAAGCCGCTCTATACCGAGCAGGATCTCGAGAAGCTGGAAACCCTGGGAACCCTGCCCGGCCTGCCGCCCTACGTGCGTGGCCCCATGGCCACCATGTATGCCGGCCGGCCCTGGACGGTGCGCCAGTACGCCGGCTTTTCCACCGCCGAGGAATCGAACGCCTTTTACCGGCGCAACCTGGCGGCGGGACAGCAGGGGCTGTCGGTCGCCTTCGACCTGGCGACCCACCGCGGCTACGATTCCGACCATCCGCGGGTGGTCGGCGATGTCGGCAAGGCCGGGGTGGCGATCGACTCGGTGGAGGACATGAAGATCCTCTTCGACGGCATTCCCCTCGACAAGGTGTCGGTTTCGATGACCATGAACGGCGCCGTGCTGCCGATCATGGCTAATTTCATCGTCGCTGCCGAAGAACAGGGCGTCACCCAGGAGAAGCTGGCCGGGACCATCCAGAACGACATTCTCAAGGAATTCATGGTCCGCAACACCTACATCTATCCACCCGCGCCCTCCATGCGCATCATCGCCGACATCATCGAGTACACCAGCAAGTTCATGCCGAAGTTCAACTCGATTTCCATCTCCGGCTACCATATCCAGGAGGCCGGAGCCAATGCCGCCCTGGAGCTGGCCTTCACCCTGGGCGACGGACTGGAGTACGTCAAGACCGCCCTCGCCCGTGGTCTGGACATCGACGCCTTTGCGCCGCGTCTTTCCTTCTTCTTCGGCATCGGCATGAATTTCTTCATGGAGGCCGCCAAGCTGCGCGCCGCCCGCTTCCTCTGGGCCGAGCTGATGCAGCAGTTCAATCCGAAGAATCCGAAATCGCTGGCGCTGCGCACCCACTGCCAGACCAGCGGCTGGTCGTTGACCGAGCAGGATCCCTACAACAACGTCATCCGTACCACCCTCGAGGCGCTGGCGGCGGTGCTCGGCGGCACTCAGTCGCTGCACACCAATGCCCTCGACGAGGCGATCGCCCTGCCGACCGATCATTCGGCCCGCATCGCCCGCAACACTCAGCTGATCATCCAAGAGGAGACCGGCATCTGCAACGTGGTCGATCCACTGGGCGGTTCCTACTATGTCGAAAACCTGACCGCCTCGCTGGTCAACGAGGCGCGCAAGGTTCTCGCCGAGATCGACGAGATGGGCGGCATGACCCGGGCGATCGAGTCGGGCATGCCCAAGCTGCGCATCGAGGAGTCGGCGGCGCGCAAGCAGGCCGCCATCGATTCCGGCCGCGACGTCATCGTCGGCGTCAACAAGTACCAGCTGGCCGAGGAGGAAGAGATCGAGGTTCTCGAGGTCGACAACACCGCCGTGCGCGAGGCGCAGATCGCCCGGCTGCAGAAGATTCGCGCCGAACGGGACAACGACGCCTGCCGGCAGGCGCTGGACGCCATCACCGCCGCATGCGAGAATGAACGGCAGAATCTGCTCGAACTCTGCGTCGAGGCGGCGCGCCGGCGGGCCACCGTCGGTGAAATCTCCGATGCCATGGAAAAGGTCTTCGGCCGCCACAAGGCCGAAATCAAGCTTGTTTCAGGAGCCTACGGAACCGTGGTCGAGAAGGACGAGGATTTTGCCGAGTTGAAGAAGCGCATTGCCGCCTTCACCGAAAAGGAAGGCCGTCGGCCGCGCATCCTCATTGCCAAGATGGGGCAGGACGGTCACGATCGCGGTGCCAAGGTTGTGGCCAGCGCCTACGCCGACGCCGGCTTCGACGTCGATGTCGGACCGCTGTTCCAGACGCCGGAAGAGGCGGCCCGCATGGCGGTGGAGAACGACGTCCACGTCGTCGGCGTCTCCTCCCTGGCCGCCGGGCACAAGACCCTGGTGCCGCAGCTGATCGACGAACTGAAGAAGCTCGGCGCCGAGGATATCGCCGTGGTCTGCGGCGGCGTCATCCCCCGCCAGGATTACGACGCCCTCTATGCCGCCGGCGCCAGCAGAATCTTCGGTCCTGGCACGCCGATCACCGTCTCCGCCGGCCAGACCCTTGACGCCATCGAGGAGAAGAAGGCCAATTGA
- the mqnB gene encoding futalosine hydrolase, with protein sequence MIALFAAMEFEARQLTGRLTPAGTLPGRFPLYRGRLAGRRVELVLTGPGKANAAAAAASYLASSAANACLLFGCGGAYAGSGLQIGDLALAESEILLDEGSDSPDGFLDLRQLGLPLLPEEPPLFNRIPLDDRLFRFGRERLRPFAAKTGRAFAGGPFVTVSTCTGTDRQGETRARASDGICENMEGGALALTARRYRIPLLELRGISNLAGRRERQNWDLPKAMEIAQQAVLHLLETWPGDDDD encoded by the coding sequence ATGATCGCCCTTTTCGCCGCCATGGAGTTCGAGGCCCGCCAGCTGACCGGCAGACTGACGCCGGCGGGGACGCTGCCCGGCCGTTTTCCGCTCTATCGAGGCCGGCTCGCCGGCCGACGGGTGGAACTGGTTCTGACCGGGCCCGGCAAGGCCAATGCGGCGGCGGCCGCCGCCAGCTACCTGGCAAGCAGTGCAGCAAACGCCTGCCTGCTGTTCGGCTGCGGCGGCGCCTATGCCGGCAGCGGCCTGCAGATCGGCGACCTGGCTCTGGCCGAGTCGGAAATCCTGCTCGACGAAGGGAGCGACTCGCCCGACGGCTTTCTCGACCTGCGGCAGCTCGGCCTGCCGCTGCTGCCGGAAGAGCCGCCCCTGTTCAACCGCATCCCCCTCGACGACAGACTGTTCCGCTTCGGACGCGAGCGGCTGCGGCCGTTCGCGGCAAAGACCGGCCGCGCCTTCGCCGGCGGGCCTTTCGTCACCGTATCCACCTGCACCGGCACCGATCGCCAGGGCGAAACGCGGGCCCGCGCCAGCGACGGCATCTGCGAAAACATGGAGGGTGGTGCCCTGGCGCTGACCGCCCGGCGCTACCGGATTCCACTGCTCGAGCTGCGCGGCATCTCCAACCTCGCCGGACGGCGCGAGCGGCAGAACTGGGATCTGCCCAAGGCCATGGAGATCGCCCAGCAGGCGGTACTGCATCTGCTTGAAACCTGGCCGGGAGACGACGATGACTGA
- a CDS encoding biotin/lipoyl-containing protein has protein sequence MAQTTDYYMNNPLIHRDRRLGKSPSAWVRSFSCEDLKPLIVCRGPIRMEAMTVYEEMGITHYGILLSEKDSIVYPNALSPELRKLTDNSRVHRVPDYTGATKEERVQRIQQIIGIALDNGYNAVFAGYGFMAEDDEFVQAIEDAGLMFIGPCAATQRAAGKKDEAKRTALQVDVSVTPGIDNVTARTLVSKYPDREALLALVKAQGLDCDEKVLADESLSLEELADHILAASYEKGIDLFSIEELCAQVEKECAAMFRQYPGSRIRLKAIGGGGGKGQRILGASMLTKKNPTDADIAKAAAEAPELVREVLLEVKANGVGDNKNVLIELNIEQTRHNEIQMLGNGTWCIALGGRDCSLQMHEQKLLEVSVTQEGLQLEIEKAKKAGLTEQVKALETDLKVLKRMEEESERFGVAVGLDSASTFECIVDRDRHYFMEVNTRIQVEHRVTELVYSLKFTNPDDPEDYFIVESLVEAMALLAMHKDRLPRPERIPRFGAGVEARLNATDDSLSPSAGGVIRYWSKPIEGEIRDDQGICISNPDTGLFMRYHLAGAYDSNIALLLTKGDDRQAAYEHLAKVLRCTTLRGTNLATNLEFHYGLVNWFLGWNVMAKPTTRFVVPYLTLVGKLKEEANKLDVVHAFLAMKKHYAKLYADDPEAAKAASETLDRKGTLLTRPMEILLGDPHLLSGWLSINRKNFSLENGKVVWKRNPLVMVEETYEYLNMTWREDAPAAEVIWTHDRDLLNDALGFYAQLRERFGLSKDEFVKLDQILAKEKPQGGFDKETWEAIRSAHVGYTMGNELLGILFLIAEKTDFYDFRVEDNLDVTIPDYLNDPELQAAMKKVLVPPPATKADEIVTPGGGMYYAQEAPGMPPFVKEGDHVEKGQPLFILEVMKMFNKIPAPFSCTIDKILIDGTDGVIVQKGQPIFKVTPDEKFVEVDPKELERQRRATTEEYLQAVL, from the coding sequence ATGGCACAGACGACCGATTACTATATGAACAATCCGTTGATTCACCGCGACCGCCGACTGGGCAAGTCGCCTTCGGCCTGGGTCCGTTCCTTTTCCTGCGAAGACCTCAAGCCGTTGATCGTCTGCCGCGGACCGATCCGCATGGAGGCGATGACTGTCTACGAGGAGATGGGAATCACCCATTACGGCATCCTGCTGTCGGAGAAGGATTCCATCGTCTATCCCAACGCCCTGTCGCCGGAGCTGCGCAAGCTGACCGACAACAGCCGCGTCCACCGGGTGCCGGACTATACCGGTGCCACAAAGGAAGAGCGCGTCCAGCGCATCCAGCAGATCATCGGCATTGCCCTCGACAACGGCTACAACGCCGTTTTCGCCGGTTACGGCTTCATGGCCGAGGATGACGAGTTCGTTCAGGCGATCGAGGACGCCGGCCTGATGTTCATCGGCCCCTGCGCCGCCACCCAGCGCGCCGCCGGCAAGAAGGACGAGGCCAAGCGGACCGCCCTGCAGGTCGACGTCTCGGTCACGCCGGGCATCGACAATGTCACTGCCCGCACCCTGGTGAGCAAGTATCCCGACCGCGAGGCGCTGCTGGCGCTGGTCAAGGCCCAGGGGCTGGACTGCGACGAGAAGGTGCTCGCCGACGAGAGCCTTTCGCTGGAGGAGCTGGCCGATCACATTCTCGCCGCCTCCTACGAGAAGGGCATCGACCTCTTCTCCATCGAGGAGCTCTGCGCCCAGGTGGAGAAGGAGTGTGCCGCCATGTTCCGCCAGTATCCCGGTTCCCGCATCCGCCTCAAGGCGATCGGCGGTGGCGGCGGCAAGGGCCAGCGGATTCTCGGGGCCTCGATGCTGACCAAGAAGAACCCGACCGACGCCGATATCGCCAAGGCCGCCGCCGAGGCGCCCGAGCTGGTGCGCGAAGTGCTGCTCGAGGTCAAGGCCAACGGCGTCGGTGACAACAAGAACGTGCTGATCGAGCTGAACATCGAGCAGACCCGGCACAACGAGATCCAGATGCTCGGCAACGGCACCTGGTGCATCGCCCTCGGCGGCCGCGACTGCTCGCTGCAGATGCACGAGCAGAAGCTGCTCGAGGTGTCGGTTACCCAGGAAGGGCTGCAGCTCGAGATCGAGAAGGCGAAGAAGGCCGGTCTGACCGAGCAGGTCAAGGCGCTGGAGACCGACCTGAAGGTGCTCAAGCGGATGGAGGAGGAGTCGGAGCGCTTCGGCGTCGCCGTCGGCCTCGACTCGGCCTCGACCTTCGAGTGCATCGTCGATCGCGACCGGCACTACTTCATGGAGGTCAACACCCGCATCCAGGTCGAGCACCGGGTCACCGAGCTGGTCTACAGCCTCAAGTTCACCAATCCCGACGATCCCGAGGATTACTTCATCGTCGAGTCGCTGGTCGAGGCCATGGCCCTGCTCGCCATGCACAAGGACCGCCTGCCGCGCCCCGAGCGGATTCCCCGTTTCGGCGCCGGCGTCGAGGCGCGTCTGAATGCCACCGATGACTCGCTGTCGCCGAGCGCCGGCGGTGTCATCCGCTACTGGTCGAAGCCGATCGAAGGTGAAATCCGCGACGACCAGGGAATCTGCATTTCCAATCCGGACACTGGCCTGTTCATGCGCTACCATCTCGCCGGCGCCTACGACTCGAACATCGCCCTGCTGCTGACCAAGGGCGACGACCGTCAGGCCGCCTACGAGCACCTGGCCAAGGTGCTGCGCTGTACCACCCTGCGTGGCACCAACCTGGCCACCAACCTCGAGTTCCACTACGGTCTGGTCAACTGGTTTCTCGGCTGGAATGTCATGGCCAAGCCGACCACCCGGTTCGTCGTTCCCTACCTGACCCTGGTCGGCAAGCTGAAGGAAGAGGCGAACAAGCTCGACGTGGTGCATGCCTTTCTCGCCATGAAGAAGCACTACGCCAAGCTTTACGCCGACGACCCCGAGGCTGCCAAGGCGGCGTCCGAAACCCTCGACCGCAAGGGCACCCTGCTCACCCGGCCGATGGAGATTCTGCTGGGCGATCCGCACCTGCTGTCGGGCTGGCTCTCCATCAACCGCAAGAACTTCTCGCTCGAAAACGGCAAGGTGGTCTGGAAGCGCAACCCGCTGGTGATGGTCGAGGAGACCTACGAGTATCTGAACATGACCTGGCGCGAGGACGCGCCTGCGGCCGAGGTTATCTGGACCCACGACCGCGATCTGCTCAACGACGCGCTCGGCTTCTACGCCCAGCTGCGGGAGCGGTTCGGCCTGTCGAAGGACGAGTTCGTCAAGTTGGACCAGATCCTGGCCAAGGAGAAGCCGCAGGGCGGCTTCGACAAGGAGACCTGGGAGGCCATCCGCTCGGCGCATGTCGGCTACACGATGGGCAACGAGCTGCTCGGCATTCTCTTCCTCATCGCCGAGAAGACCGATTTCTACGATTTCCGGGTCGAGGACAACCTGGATGTGACCATCCCCGACTACCTGAACGATCCGGAGCTGCAGGCGGCGATGAAGAAGGTGCTGGTGCCGCCGCCGGCCACCAAGGCGGACGAGATCGTCACCCCGGGTGGCGGCATGTACTACGCCCAGGAAGCGCCCGGCATGCCGCCCTTCGTCAAGGAAGGGGACCACGTGGAGAAGGGGCAGCCTCTCTTCATCCTCGAGGTCATGAAGATGTTCAACAAGATTCCGGCGCCCTTCTCCTGCACCATCGACAAGATTCTCATCGACGGCACTGACGGCGTCATCGTGCAGAAGGGGCAGCCGATCTTCAAGGTGACTCCGGACGAGAAGTTCGTCGAGGTCGATCCGAAGGAGCTGGAAAGGCAGCGCCGCGCCACCACCGAGGAGTATCTGCAGGCGGTACTCTGA
- the meaB gene encoding methylmalonyl Co-A mutase-associated GTPase MeaB, translating to MRIKELAAGVRAGNIRSLAKAITLVESRSPDHSLAATTLLDELLPAAGNAIRIGISGVPGVGKSTFIEALGLYLTGRGHRVAVLAVDPSSQLSGGSILGDKTRMEELSRDPNAFIRPSPSGDTLGGVARKTRETMLVCEAAGYNVIIVETVGVGQSEITVASMVDLFVLLQLPGAGDELQGIKKGVMEIADLILINKAEGDNRPRAELAKSQIETALHIMQPKSSSWQVPVLLCSALKGEGIAETWQTIEDYRRTMEQSGEFAEKRRLQASDWMWSLLMDGLKDLFMRDPRVAALLPQVQDAVANGTSTPGAAARRLLEVFKRH from the coding sequence ATTCGTATCAAGGAACTCGCCGCCGGTGTCCGCGCCGGCAACATCCGCTCGTTGGCCAAGGCCATCACCTTGGTCGAAAGCCGCAGCCCCGACCATTCGCTGGCCGCTACCACCCTGCTCGACGAACTGCTGCCGGCCGCCGGCAACGCCATCCGCATCGGCATCTCCGGCGTGCCCGGCGTCGGCAAGAGCACCTTCATCGAGGCTCTCGGTCTCTACCTGACCGGTCGCGGTCACAGGGTGGCGGTGCTGGCGGTCGATCCCTCGTCGCAACTGTCCGGCGGCTCCATTCTCGGCGACAAAACCCGCATGGAGGAGCTGTCGCGCGATCCCAATGCCTTCATCCGTCCCTCCCCCTCCGGCGACACCCTCGGCGGGGTGGCGCGCAAGACCCGCGAAACCATGCTGGTCTGTGAGGCGGCCGGTTACAATGTCATCATCGTCGAGACGGTCGGCGTCGGGCAGTCGGAAATCACTGTCGCGTCCATGGTCGACCTCTTCGTGCTGCTGCAGCTGCCGGGCGCCGGCGACGAACTGCAGGGGATCAAGAAAGGGGTGATGGAGATCGCCGACCTGATCCTGATCAACAAGGCCGAAGGGGACAACCGCCCGCGAGCCGAGCTGGCCAAGTCGCAGATCGAAACCGCCCTGCACATCATGCAGCCTAAAAGTTCAAGCTGGCAGGTGCCGGTGCTGCTCTGCTCCGCCCTGAAAGGCGAAGGGATCGCCGAGACCTGGCAAACCATCGAAGACTACCGCCGGACCATGGAGCAGAGCGGCGAATTTGCGGAAAAACGCCGCCTGCAGGCCAGCGACTGGATGTGGAGCCTGCTGATGGACGGCCTGAAGGATCTCTTCATGCGCGATCCCCGGGTCGCCGCCCTGCTGCCGCAGGTGCAGGACGCCGTCGCCAACGGCACCTCGACCCCGGGGGCGGCGGCGCGCCGACTGCTGGAGGTGTTCAAGAGGCACTGA
- a CDS encoding helix-turn-helix domain-containing protein — protein MSQLEYNIGAKIKKLRKARKLTLQDVARETGFSPALISQIENNNVSPPIATLSKIARFFDVKMGHFFEEDEEEVRYEVVRKGERRVVSRVISAKGTGHGYTYETLSYRKRNKKMEPFMLTISERAGEETLYNHEGEEFLLILKGKAEILLEEERVVLKEGDAVYFDSSLRHRLLACEGEEVQVLAVVTR, from the coding sequence ATGTCCCAGCTCGAATACAATATTGGCGCTAAAATCAAGAAGTTGCGCAAGGCGCGCAAGCTCACCCTGCAGGATGTAGCGCGCGAAACCGGCTTTTCGCCGGCGCTGATCTCGCAGATTGAAAACAACAACGTCTCGCCGCCCATCGCCACCCTTTCCAAGATCGCCCGTTTCTTCGATGTCAAGATGGGACATTTTTTCGAGGAGGACGAGGAGGAAGTCCGCTACGAGGTGGTGCGCAAGGGAGAGCGGCGGGTGGTCAGCCGCGTCATCTCCGCCAAGGGGACCGGGCACGGCTACACCTACGAAACCCTTTCCTACCGCAAGCGCAACAAGAAGATGGAGCCTTTCATGCTCACCATCTCCGAGCGGGCCGGCGAGGAGACCCTCTACAACCACGAAGGTGAGGAGTTTCTGCTGATCCTCAAGGGCAAGGCGGAAATTCTGCTTGAGGAAGAGCGGGTGGTGCTCAAGGAGGGGGACGCCGTCTACTTCGATTCGTCGCTGCGACACCGGCTGCTCGCCTGCGAGGGGGAAGAGGTGCAGGTTCTCGCCGTTGTCACCCGTTGA
- the mce gene encoding methylmalonyl-CoA epimerase: MTKKINHIGIAVKSLEASIPFYRDTLGMAYEGSEEVAEQKVKVAFLAVGESRIELLEPTAEDSPVAKFIEKNGEGIHHIAYQVDDIETALAELQQQEVRLIDKVPRRGAHGTRIAFLHPRATGGVLTELCQAADH; the protein is encoded by the coding sequence ATGACGAAGAAGATCAACCATATTGGCATCGCCGTCAAAAGCCTCGAGGCATCCATTCCCTTCTACCGCGACACCCTCGGCATGGCCTATGAGGGGAGTGAAGAGGTGGCCGAGCAGAAGGTGAAAGTCGCCTTTCTCGCCGTCGGCGAGAGCCGGATCGAGTTGCTGGAGCCGACGGCCGAGGACTCGCCGGTGGCGAAGTTCATCGAGAAGAACGGCGAGGGAATCCATCACATCGCCTACCAGGTGGACGACATCGAGACCGCCCTGGCCGAGCTGCAGCAGCAGGAGGTGCGCCTGATCGACAAGGTGCCGCGGCGTGGCGCCCACGGCACCCGCATCGCCTTTCTTCACCCCAGGGCGACCGGCGGCGTTCTGACCGAACTGTGTCAGGCCGCGGATCATTGA
- a CDS encoding GxxExxY protein, translating to MDEPLNWLSGQVVDAAFRIHVRLGSGLLESVYEMVLAYELEKRGLSVARQVPIEIRYDDLFIKEAFRADLIVEDALIIELKSVETLLPVHSKQLLTYLKLTNKKLGLLLNFGAPVFKDGIVRLVNGL from the coding sequence ATGGATGAACCGCTGAACTGGTTGTCGGGGCAGGTTGTGGATGCCGCTTTTCGGATTCATGTCAGGCTCGGTTCCGGCTTGCTGGAATCGGTCTATGAAATGGTTCTGGCTTATGAACTGGAAAAGCGTGGGCTCAGTGTTGCACGGCAGGTTCCGATCGAAATCAGGTATGACGATTTGTTTATAAAAGAGGCTTTTCGGGCCGATCTGATTGTTGAGGATGCTCTGATCATCGAACTCAAGTCGGTGGAAACACTCTTGCCGGTCCACAGCAAGCAGTTGCTCACATATCTGAAATTGACCAACAAAAAACTGGGCCTGCTGTTGAACTTTGGCGCTCCTGTTTTCAAGGATGGAATCGTTCGACTGGTAAACGGATTGTGA
- a CDS encoding menaquinone biosynthesis family protein — MTDALTLGFSPCPNDTFIFHALVHGLLPDAPTVRARLEDVETLNQLARRAVLDLTKISYHAFGHLRRDYVLLRSGGALGRGCGPLLVARPGIGMSDLRQRPVAIPGELTTANLLLQLCAEGFDQTVVMPFDRIMPAVAAGRCDAGVIIHESRFTYQRHGLVRLLDLGQWWEEETGCPIPLGGILARRALGPDLIRRVDAAIRRSVEHAFAHPDAPRAYILCHAQEMEETVVDRHIALYVNDFSRDLGDEGERAVRLLLQKAEERGLIPACDLPLFID, encoded by the coding sequence ATGACTGATGCTCTGACCCTCGGATTTTCCCCCTGCCCCAACGACACCTTCATCTTCCACGCCCTGGTGCACGGCCTGCTGCCCGACGCGCCGACCGTCAGGGCGCGATTGGAAGACGTCGAGACACTCAACCAGCTGGCGCGCCGCGCCGTTCTCGACTTGACCAAGATCTCCTACCACGCCTTCGGTCACCTGCGCCGCGACTACGTCCTGCTGCGCAGCGGCGGAGCGCTCGGCCGCGGCTGTGGTCCCCTGCTGGTAGCCAGACCCGGCATCGGGATGTCCGACCTGCGGCAGCGGCCGGTCGCCATCCCCGGAGAGCTGACCACCGCCAACCTGCTGCTGCAGCTCTGTGCCGAAGGCTTCGATCAGACGGTCGTCATGCCCTTCGACCGGATCATGCCGGCGGTGGCTGCCGGCCGTTGCGACGCCGGCGTGATCATTCACGAGTCACGCTTCACCTACCAGCGCCATGGTCTGGTCCGCCTGCTCGACCTCGGCCAGTGGTGGGAAGAGGAGACCGGCTGCCCCATTCCCCTCGGCGGCATCCTCGCCCGGCGTGCTCTCGGACCGGATCTGATCCGGCGGGTCGATGCGGCCATCCGCCGCAGCGTCGAACACGCCTTCGCCCATCCCGATGCACCCCGCGCCTATATCCTGTGCCACGCCCAGGAAATGGAAGAAACCGTAGTCGACCGGCACATCGCCCTTTATGTCAACGATTTTTCCCGGGATCTCGGCGACGAAGGCGAAAGGGCGGTTCGCCTGCTGCTGCAAAAGGCCGAAGAACGGGGGCTGATTCCCGCCTGTGACCTGCCGCTGTTCATCGACTGA
- a CDS encoding acyl-CoA carboxylase subunit beta yields the protein MSEKAIKPCLKNPLAPPEEVDFNIPGEIAGEAGPYEEVMKEGLELIQRPIKSVPVAQVEKQHFKKRMTVWERIKVLTQAEPNILFQNWGRNLDGASLVTGILNINGRDVGIYGHDFTVRAGSIDATNGRKLARLFTMCGEKGIPLIGMNDSAGAFVPAGVGGLDGYAEAFTALRKISGVVPTIMCMFGFNAGGGSYLPRQGSFVIQPNDTFFGLTGPGVVKSVLGEDITPDELGGPKVHGASGVADLTVPDEVAALRTALRLLSYIPDNNHSMAPYQPTSDPLDRKTWEINTLLKKAFNSPTGFNTPFDVSIIIQQICDHGDYFEIQPTRAREAITAFGRLGGHVVGFVANNSAVASGQIDCDSALKIARFVRFCNIYNIPLIFMEDTTGFLPGREQEARGIVQAGRSMLDAIIDVRTPRILLILRNAFGGAYASYNNYPTGADLVLALPTTRLAVMGPAGKEFVYKNELRKIRGSIKQRIAEGTAERIKAGMDGEAAKKDAEAEAAEWLKEQETLLNQRYEKELMNPKEGLALGSISSIVMPTDLRKVLGENLHFLLRHYKPSAWQDVQREFH from the coding sequence ATGTCCGAAAAAGCAATCAAGCCCTGTTTGAAAAACCCCCTGGCACCGCCTGAAGAAGTCGATTTCAACATTCCCGGCGAAATTGCGGGCGAGGCCGGTCCGTACGAAGAGGTGATGAAGGAGGGCCTGGAGCTGATCCAGCGGCCGATCAAGTCGGTGCCCGTCGCCCAGGTCGAGAAGCAGCACTTCAAGAAGCGGATGACCGTCTGGGAGCGGATCAAGGTTCTGACCCAGGCCGAGCCCAACATCCTGTTCCAGAACTGGGGCAGGAACCTCGACGGTGCCTCCCTGGTGACTGGCATTCTCAATATCAACGGCCGCGATGTCGGCATCTACGGCCACGACTTCACCGTCCGGGCCGGCTCCATCGACGCCACCAACGGCCGCAAGCTGGCCCGGCTGTTCACCATGTGCGGCGAGAAGGGCATTCCGCTGATCGGCATGAACGACTCGGCCGGCGCCTTCGTTCCGGCCGGGGTCGGCGGGCTCGACGGTTACGCCGAGGCCTTCACCGCCCTGCGCAAGATCAGCGGCGTGGTGCCGACCATCATGTGCATGTTCGGCTTCAACGCCGGCGGCGGCTCCTACCTGCCGCGCCAGGGCAGCTTCGTCATCCAGCCGAACGACACCTTCTTCGGCCTGACCGGCCCCGGTGTCGTCAAGTCGGTGCTCGGCGAGGACATCACCCCCGACGAGTTGGGCGGTCCCAAGGTGCACGGCGCCTCCGGGGTCGCCGATCTCACCGTGCCCGACGAGGTGGCGGCCCTGCGCACGGCCCTGCGCCTGCTCAGCTACATCCCGGACAACAACCACAGCATGGCACCCTACCAGCCGACCAGCGACCCGCTGGACCGCAAGACCTGGGAGATCAACACCCTGCTGAAAAAGGCCTTCAACTCGCCGACCGGGTTCAACACCCCGTTCGACGTCTCGATCATCATCCAGCAGATCTGCGACCACGGCGACTATTTCGAGATCCAGCCCACCCGCGCCCGGGAGGCGATCACCGCCTTCGGCCGGCTCGGCGGCCATGTGGTTGGCTTCGTCGCCAACAACTCGGCGGTCGCCTCCGGCCAGATCGACTGCGACTCGGCCCTGAAGATCGCCCGCTTCGTGCGCTTCTGCAATATCTACAACATTCCGCTGATCTTCATGGAGGACACCACCGGCTTCCTCCCCGGCCGCGAGCAGGAGGCCCGCGGCATCGTTCAGGCCGGCCGTTCGATGCTCGATGCCATCATCGACGTGCGGACGCCGCGCATTCTGCTGATTCTGCGCAACGCCTTTGGCGGTGCCTACGCCTCCTACAACAACTATCCGACCGGTGCCGACCTGGTCCTTGCCCTGCCCACCACCCGGCTGGCGGTCATGGGGCCGGCCGGCAAGGAGTTCGTCTACAAGAACGAGCTGCGCAAGATCCGCGGGTCGATCAAGCAGCGTATCGCCGAAGGGACAGCCGAGCGGATCAAGGCCGGCATGGACGGCGAGGCGGCCAAGAAGGACGCCGAGGCGGAAGCGGCCGAATGGCTCAAGGAGCAGGAGACCCTGCTCAACCAGCGCTACGAAAAGGAACTGATGAATCCCAAGGAGGGTCTGGCCCTTGGCTCCATCTCCTCCATCGTCATGCCGACCGACCTGCGCAAGGTTCTTGGCGAGAATCTCCACTTCCTGCTGCGCCACTACAAGCCGAGCGCCTGGCAGGATGTCCAGCGCGAGTTCCATTAA